A stretch of the Cellulomonas sp. WB94 genome encodes the following:
- a CDS encoding alpha/beta hydrolase, with amino-acid sequence MADDDVTAAVTSPVSEAVPDVLRDGWTARTLPLRPDAQGEPVATLVHLEPTGPAPRRAVLYVHGFVDYFFQEHVGDAFAARGYDFFALDLRDYGRSIRPGREPNFVTDLAAYREEIDAAVRLLRADHDQLVVLGHSMGGLVTSLWADARRGAGVVDALVLNSPWLDLRGSWVERVPVTWLVDMLGPLVPRLKVGALGQHYGAALHSGTGGEWDYDLAWKPLLGFPVRAGWLRTIRRGHARVARGLAIDCPVLVLSSEASGPDDRWHDELVTTDSVLDVEHIAARAPLLGPDVTYVQVTGGAHDLALSPAPARDRYLDEVLGWLEARLG; translated from the coding sequence ATGGCCGACGACGACGTCACCGCAGCTGTCACCTCACCAGTCTCCGAAGCAGTCCCCGACGTGCTCCGCGACGGGTGGACCGCCCGCACCCTGCCGCTGCGGCCCGACGCGCAGGGAGAACCTGTCGCGACCCTCGTCCACCTCGAACCCACCGGACCGGCGCCGCGGCGCGCCGTCCTGTACGTGCACGGGTTCGTCGACTACTTCTTCCAGGAGCACGTCGGCGACGCCTTCGCCGCACGCGGGTACGACTTCTTCGCGCTCGACCTGCGGGACTACGGGCGCTCGATCCGTCCAGGACGCGAGCCCAACTTCGTGACCGACCTCGCCGCATACCGCGAGGAGATCGACGCCGCCGTCCGGCTGCTGCGGGCCGACCACGACCAGCTCGTGGTCCTCGGGCACTCGATGGGCGGGCTGGTCACGTCGCTGTGGGCCGACGCGCGCCGCGGAGCCGGGGTCGTCGACGCGCTCGTGCTCAACAGCCCGTGGCTGGACCTGCGCGGGTCGTGGGTCGAGCGGGTGCCCGTGACGTGGCTCGTCGACATGCTCGGCCCGCTCGTCCCCCGGCTGAAGGTCGGTGCGCTCGGGCAGCACTACGGCGCCGCGCTGCACTCGGGGACCGGTGGGGAGTGGGACTACGACCTCGCCTGGAAGCCGCTGCTGGGCTTCCCGGTCCGCGCCGGGTGGCTGCGCACGATCCGCCGCGGGCACGCGCGGGTCGCCCGCGGGCTGGCGATCGACTGCCCTGTCCTCGTGCTGTCGTCGGAGGCCTCGGGTCCCGACGACCGGTGGCACGACGAGCTCGTCACGACCGACAGCGTCCTCGACGTCGAGCACATCGCCGCGCGCGCCCCGCTGCTCGGCCCCGACGTGACGTACGTCCAGGTCACCGGCGGAGCGCACGACCTCGCGCTGTCCCCCGCGCCCGCCCGGGACCGCTACCTCGACGAGGTGCTCGGCTGGCTCGAGGCGCGGCTCGGCTGA